TTCTGTGCTCAGTGCCAGAGGTGAGGATGAGGTTGCGGCGAGCTGAGCTTGTTGTCTACGTGACTGAAGTTGCGGTGAAGAGGGAGTGTCGCCTTCAGTGCTGCTGGAGCTGGACGGAGAAGGGGGCGACTGGATACGAACCCTGGAAGAATCTGCTGAGGAATGAGCTCTGGTTTTACTTCCAATAGCAGATCCTGCTCTCGTACCAGTTGCGGAAGCAGGAGGGCACGGCTGGAGCCCAAACGGCTGGCCGTACATAGGAAAGCCAGGCATCTTCATGGGTGGTTGGAACGGCTTGTAGGGCATGTCTCCTTGCCTCTTCCCAATGATACGATTCCGGGATGGGATCTGCGGCCTTCCATGGTGTCCTTTGGTTGTCCCACCGCCGTATTTATCAATAACTTTTAAGTTGAGAATGATGCGACCACGCTTGACCTCACGTGGTTTGACCCTGCGATTCAAAATGCGCACAGTCTCAGAGAACGGAGAGATTGGCAAACGGGAAACGAAGGAGGAACCGTCAGGGTCAGGACGGGGCAAAGGTCGCCGGGACATGCGGTGGCAGCGATGAATATCTTTCTTGAGCTTATGTGAGGCAGCCAGAGAGTGCAACCTGGGTGTCGGTGCCAGGGATGACGAAGACGAAGGGTTAGGAGGAACCGGCGATGAGGAGGAAGGGCATGGAGGGGCATGACGGGTACTGGATGCACGGGACGACGTCTCGCCTGCTTGAGCACGTGCCTGGGGAGGAAGAATATTACCTATATTTAAATGACCTAAACATGTACTATATGTGTTtgatttataaaacaaaaaatcattATAGTGATGGTGTTATATCAGATTTATCCACACTTGAAACCTATTTATGTCATACTGGTCCCTGGTTTTCTAAGGGGGTTCTGCAGGGACCCTTTTCTGATAGTCGAAACCACACCATTCTACATAAAACTTTTTAAGATTTATAATGGTGAAAATTGTAGCAAAGTGCATAATagtgaggacaaaaaaaatatgtaaatttcTGGCACCTATACCTGCTATGTCATTTAACTTTACTGtatggaagaaaaaaattatCTGAATCAGAAAGCCTTTAGACTTTGGATGTTGATGTCAAAGTTTTTGTCAAAGAAACTTTTCCAGGTTTCTCTGCAGACCAGTGTAACTGATCCCACTGGACTGACCTGACGTTTATAGCATCTGACTATCTGTCGTTTCTTAGAATGTTCTCATGTTAACACATGTCATAAAAAGGGCTTATGAATTGCCTCAGCAAGCACGCCGGAGCCAATGTCAGGGAAACATTCCCAAAACCTCTGTGGCCTAAAATCACCACCAGAGATTATTACACTCTGTTATTCGGGAAACACAGGCCTGGTTGGGCAGCTAAAAGTTCTTTCCATTCAGAATAAAGAGCGATGATGCAGAACAGAGAGAAATTCAAACCTTGAGCACGAAGTTTTTTGGTTTAGGTCCCCGCTTCTTCGGGCCGTAAAGCTCTTGCTCTCGTTCCCTGTAGAGAtgggaaagggggggggggcattAGGATATAACATTACATCACTGTGGAACCATAACAATCAGACCAACAAGGTTTGGAGTGTTAAAGTGAAAGCAATACATAACTTTTTTCATTGTTCAAGCATGTTTTGCACATCCTTTTAACAAGCTGTGTTAACAAAACCATAACAACACTTTAACTAGTCACACTAATAGTgcataactaattaactagctAAGCTGCCTAGCTTAATCTCTAGATCAGATGTATGATGATCAATAATGCAGggagatgaatgaattaaaatcttTCTCTGTAGCTTTGGAGGCAGAAAATCAAGAGAATTTTAAGATTCAAGAGAATTGTGTGActttggaggaaaaaaacatactGCAACTACGTCTTTGGAatattagtaataaaatattttcagttaaatCCCCCATATAACAAGGCTTATTTTTTTCACAGACACTTTATCCTCAATGTTTGTTTAGTTTTCTTCCTTGCTCACACCCCCGACTTGTGACCATACTGGTcaggagattaaaaaaaagcgtTTACCATCATTTAAAGCTTTTCTGAAAACTTGACTTTTGTTTAACTTTGGAAGtgagcgaaaaaaaaaaaatgccgaGGGTAGAGCTTTTCAAAAGTGTCTTCTTCCCACAGGATTACAAGTAAAACATGCGCTGGCAGTTTGGCGAGTGTGAAAGCAGCTTAGTTTCTGTATTTAGAAGCAACAAAGCGTCGAACTTGGTCttagaacaaacacacagtaagcGCAAGAGGAAAGTGAAATTAAGGAAGAAGCGCTGGAACGGTTTCTTTGTCTTTCGTGATTGAGAGTCGTGAACCTACTTCTGCTCGAACGCCGTGATGAGCCGATCGTCCAGGATGTTCTCCTCGGGTTCCCACGTGCTGTGCCTGCAAACGAAGCCACATTCAAAGAGACGTGAAACCTGAGAAAGCGTCTGAATTTAAAATGTGAAGTGAGTCGAATTAATCTTAACATACTTCAGTGCCCATCCTTTCCATTTCACCAGATACTCGATGTTGCCctagggaagaaaaaaacaacagcatgagTTATTCCTGTTAGCAGTTTATCAAAATATAATTCCCACCATTTTATCTTTATTCAAGTCAAGATTTCCAAAAGTAATCTCTTTCAAAGTCTTTTTCTGTAACAATCTGCCTTTAAATTAGCCACTTTATTCACACGTCACGAATCCTTGCGTTACTTATGGCTTCAATTATGCAACTTTtggttatttgttattttgcagGGTTGGAATCAGCCGATTGCTACGGAAAATAAATGATGTCAGGGCAACAACCATTTCACACCTTGGACTGGATAACGAGATCAACCCTCCGTCTTTGCTTGTTTAGAAACAGGAGGACTAGCTACTTATCGGTATCCAGTCTGTTTGCGTAACACACCGGACATTTTGCCCATAATGATTTCTACAGTATTAGCATTAGCAATAAGGTAGAAATGTCTGCATATATTAGCATTATATTGTTGCTTGTTCCGTGCCACACGTTTACAGAGCTCATACTTTTATATCATTAGTAGCTGCTCTATTATTCTAGTcagtggttttaaaaaaaaaaatgtatcagTTTTGAGTCCCTAGGTGTGAGACTGTGGttttaacacaaaataaaatcacatgatGATGTCAGACGGAAGTGCCGATGTGGTGTAGGACACAGTGTGCAATTTATAAGGGTTTGGATGTTAGCGGCCCTGTCGGGCGACCCAAATGAACGTTAATTAGTATAATCTGGTACAAAGGTGTAACAGCAGAACCGGACCAAGTCTTAATGTCATCTGAAccatatatagatagatagagagagagacagagagagagagagtgcaatgAAACTATGTTACTGCAGGACtttggtgctacataaaataacTTTATGCAGATGATattaataacctttttttttttttacatggtttcatattatatatgtattaaaggtTTTAGATGACAGACTTTCATGGCTTTCTACATCATGCTGGTATCTTCAGTG
This genomic window from Hemibagrus wyckioides isolate EC202008001 linkage group LG27, SWU_Hwy_1.0, whole genome shotgun sequence contains:
- the cbx6a gene encoding chromobox protein homolog 6a, coding for MELTAIGDRVFAAEAILKRRVRKGNIEYLVKWKGWALKHSTWEPEENILDDRLITAFEQKEREQELYGPKKRGPKPKNFVLKARAQAGETSSRASSTRHAPPCPSSSSPVPPNPSSSSSLAPTPRLHSLAASHKLKKDIHRCHRMSRRPLPRPDPDGSSFVSRLPISPFSETVRILNRRVKPREVKRGRIILNLKVIDKYGGGTTKGHHGRPQIPSRNRIIGKRQGDMPYKPFQPPMKMPGFPMYGQPFGLQPCPPASATGTRAGSAIGSKTRAHSSADSSRVRIQSPPSPSSSSSTEGDTPSSPQLQSRRQQAQLAATSSSPLALSTETSSQAHNQSTGTKPGSSAPCLPSSPPLSSSSSSLSSSPEDKKRRAQNFPCVGRGRKRKPRCRFQASDPSDDGTEKTVPKQGDPNWHPKRTPGCANDAVTNVH